A region from the Biomphalaria glabrata chromosome 14, xgBioGlab47.1, whole genome shotgun sequence genome encodes:
- the LOC106059659 gene encoding uncharacterized protein LOC106059659, producing MSTFHHDLTITFVNRTELDTDFLWLKIDDAIVSQLHLPQVSVQDGEVKRHYMIFVVTGLAVLLTLLACCVTWKYFGNTLKSKYTSLRLVYKQLSSKEMSIHPRNYAAVSLSTENTEVLKNNESKAMKRQYENISPNNVYTSLSFLESLDENNLAQSLKKCMKLNNENMVTFQNYRYQKNRLTSALCQSFKRQMPDIGRGQGKDLKKTRLFHSSLVSSSENITLRDELSSSNNGGVSETVNAYVHLKGSNKDIREPSYILDVHQSSSEDDYKQIPDPKELREVMSLGRYVNDDGLIYISLSHDYIGNRYRRQKNTKHSNTSASTEDEKVIYADINWINKCLSAETNLDKST from the exons ATGAGCACGTTTCATCATGATCTGACCATAACCTTTGTGAACAGGACAGAGCTGGACACTGACTTTCTATGGCTAAAGATCGACGATGCTATAGTATCACAACTACATTTACCTCAAG tttcagTTCAAGATGGTGAAGTCAAAAGACACTACATGATATTTGTAGTGACTGGTTTAGCCGTGTTGCTGACACTTTTGGCTTGTTGTGTCACTTGGAAATACTTTG GCAATACATTGAAGTCCAAATACACCTCATTAAG ATTGGTATATAAACAGTTATCGAGTAAAGAAATGTCCATACACCCTCGAAATTATGCAG CTGTTAGCTTATCAACAGAAAACACGGAAGTCCTGAAAAATAATGAATCAAAAGCAATGAAACGTCAATACGAGAACATCTCCCCAAACAACGTCTATACATCGCTCAGCTTTTTAGAGAGTCTAGACGAGAACAACTTGGCCCAAAgtctaaagaaatgtatgaaGCTGAACAACGAAAACATGGTCACATTCCAAAATTATAGGTACCAGAAGAATAGGCTTACTTCTGCACTATGTCAAAGTTTTAAAAGACAGATGCCTGATATTGGCCGTGGGCAAGGCAAAGActtaaagaaaacaagattaTTCCATTCGTCTCTAGTTTCTAGTTCTGAAAATATAACGCTCAGGGATGAACTATCTTCTAGCAACAATGGCGGTGTTAGTGAAACTGTGAAtgcttatgtacatttaaaggGGAGCAATAAGGATATAAGAGAGCCAAGCTATATATTGGATGTACATCAAAGCTCATCAGAAGATGATTATAAGCAGATACCTGACCCGAAAGAATTACGCGAAGTAATG TCTCTTGGACGATACGTTAATGATGATGGTCTGATCTATATAAGTCTGTCCCATGACTACATCGGAAACCGATACAGAAGACAGAAGAATACAAAACATAGCAACACGTCTGCTAGCACAGAGGATGAGAAGGTCATCTACGCTGACATTAACTGGATCAATAAATGCTTGTCAGCTGAAACTAACCTTGATAAGTCCACCTAG